The Chrysoperla carnea chromosome X, inChrCarn1.1, whole genome shotgun sequence genome includes a region encoding these proteins:
- the LOC123302934 gene encoding uncharacterized protein LOC123302934 — MVPASEQLITNKLIWKKKKGWSKIKSQLCEVQHNAYVVPFNQNLINLMMNDAVRDNVDNPLTHKNGIFRTVLDGEYYKKNVFFQENLNALAIILYMDELGVANPLASSSKTQKLTMFYWTLANIKPELRSSQNTIQLLAIVKSCYLKNPGALKKVLLPFINDIKILQTEGINVTVNGIVKNYKGSLLFFSGDTPASALMGGFKESVSAYRPCRTCMLTRDEIKQHFHETNFILRNKDTHGEYLDEINENTTKATKKFWQVFYGINTASPLTDIQYFDVTKCLPQDCMHVLNEGVTELLCRLFLNYCITEKALFTIKQFNEQLIAFDFGHFSRDKPAIIQNNDLSDDKKLRQSAAQMFVLAHTLPFLIGQWIYDSKDEDIIERQDCFILLLQIMNLCLAYEISNDSVDTLSRMIEEFPDKFIPKIHFLEHIPQYIRLFGPELYILYYLYFFLDILNHFIK, encoded by the coding sequence ATGGTACCAGCTTCAGAGCAACTTATTACGAACAAATTAATTTGGAAGAAGAAAAAGGGATGGTCGAAAATAAAATCTCAGTTGTGCGAAGTTCAGCACAATGCGTATGTTGTTCCGTTTAATCAAAACTTAATAAATCTTATGATGAATGATGCCGTAAGAGATAATGTTGATAATCCTTTAACCCATAAGAATGGTATTTTCCGTACAGTACTCGATggcgaatattataaaaaaaatgtttttttccaagaaaatcTTAATGCTTTagctataattttatacatgGATGAGTTAGGAGTGGCCAATCCATTGGCTTCTagttcaaaaactcaaaaactgaCTATGTTTTATTGGACTTTAGCTAATATTAAACCAGAGTTACGTTCATCCcaaaatactatacaattattAGCTATTGTCAAAAGTTGCTATCTAAAAAATCCTGGCGCTTTGAAAAAAGTCTTGCTGCCTTTCatcaatgatataaaaattttgcaaactGAAGGAATCAATGTCACTGTAAAtggtattgtaaaaaattataaaggttCCTTGTTATTTTTTTCGGGTGATACTCCTGCATCTGCTTTGATGGGAGGTTTTAAAGAATCTGTTTCTGCATATCGTCCATGCCGAACTTGCATGCTTACGAGAGATGAGATTAAGCAACATTTTCATGagactaattttattttacgaaaCAAAGATACACATGGAGAATATCTGgatgaaatcaatgaaaatactACTAAAGCTACAAAAAAATTCTGGCAAGTATTTTACGGAATAAATACCGCGAGCCCATTAACagatattcaatattttgatgTAACTAAATGTTTACCACAAGACTGTATGCACGTTTTAAATGAAGGGGTCACTGAACTTTTATGccgattatttttaaattattgcattACAGAAAAAGCATTGTTTACTATTAAGCAGTTTAATGAACAGTTGATTGCATTTGACTTTGGACACTTTAGTCGAGATAAACCTgcgataattcaaaataatgatcttTCTGATGATAAAAAATTGCGTCAAAGTGCAgcacaaatgtttgttttagcACATACTTTACCATTCTTAATTGGTCAATGGATCTATGATAGCAAAGATGAGGATATTATTGAAAGACaagattgttttattttattacttcagATTATGAACTTATGTCTGGCATACGAAATAAGTAACGACTCAGTTGATACTTTAAGTCGTATGATTGAAGAATTTCCAGATAAATTTATCCccaaaattcactttttagaACATATTCCACAGTATATAAGACTGTTTGGTCCCGAATTATATATCCTCTATtacttatatttctttttagatattttaaaccattttataaaGTAA